The Carassius gibelio isolate Cgi1373 ecotype wild population from Czech Republic chromosome B18, carGib1.2-hapl.c, whole genome shotgun sequence sequence TCACAACAGCTCTCAGTAAATGCGCCTCAAAATGATACGTTTGGAGTCAACATGCTGAAGTTCAAAACCCCGTCTGAGGCTCATGTGGAGACATGGAGAAGATTCGAGAGCGCTTTAAACAGAACAAGGCTTCGTGTGAATCAGTGAGACTGAGGAAGAGGAGCTCCATTCTGTACAGCACAGACATCAAAACACCTCAAACACTCAGTGAGACTCTGATCCTGGAggaatattcaaattattttgcGTAATGTCATGTTAGGTTATCAAAAAAGTAAAGATCTTAAGCAAGTTTGTGTAGATTTTGCTTtgcattattaaattgtattatattgttaatcatgaaatagaaatggaataGACAGTGCTGTTGAGAAACATCATGATTAGGTCCCAAACTATCCCAAAATCAATCAAAATGagacaataaataaaattgtgaatactaaaatttatgcattttttaagggctactaatttttcttttcttttcttttttttttttgcattgtgaaattattattattattatgacaattAAGTGGATTTACCCCCAAAATTCTAATTTCagtctgctaaaaaaaaaatatatatatataatttattaatgataatatttttttaacaatgtaatcAAAAGACTGTACATGACcactataattaaataatttagattattattattttgcattattttcatgaGAATTAAATTTCCCCCCCTAAAttctcttaaaatatatatttatttaaataatactaatcATATATGTATCGCAttgaattgcatttaaaaagtagCTAGCAGTGATGATGCAGCGAATTTAATATGCAAATTCGACCAAAGCAAAAATGAACACTTGAATCAGAATGAAAAGTAAGACATCCATTATATTAATCAGCATCCACCTTTCCTTGATGATTTTGCCATCAGCCATTAAAACACATTCATCACTACTATCTATGCATGCAAAGATTAGAAATGCGTGTTAATTATGTGACTTCCTCAGAAATCTTTGGCATCAGCATCGCAGTTTTCTCGGTCGTATTCCGCCTGCTCAACTGCGTCCTGATCCAGACCAGCTTCGTCCCGGATGAATACTGGCAGTCGCTGGAGATCCCCCACCGGATGGTCTTCAGATATCCTTGTTTATACACTGAGCTGTTTAGTctgaaatgtaatatgcaaatgAGATCCTTAACATATTTCTCACTTATGGCTATGAGACGTGGGAATGGAAAGAAGGCATCCGGGGATATTCTTATCCTCTCCTGTTCGCTCTGATGTACAAACTCCTGCATCTGATGAACTATGACACGGTTTATTTATTGGTAAGACTTCAGTGCATTAATGAGACAGTGGGTCTGATTGTCCTCTAACATGAATACCTGTTTCTGCAGGTGTTTGTGCCGCGTGTTTTCCAAGCGCTGTTGGCTGCGTATGCCGACGTGAAGCTGTACAACCTCGTCTTGCAATGGGAGACTCCTGATGTTGCCAAATGGACAGTAAGACGACAatcttaaaggaatacttcacccaaaaattaaaatctgctgaaaaatgtattgtttttgagaaatgcagcattgcatcagtgtgtcatcaatggatgctctgcagcgaatgggtgccgtcagaatgagagtccaaacagctgataaaaacatcacaataatcgtcacaacttcagtccatcagttaatgtcttaagaaatcaaaagctgaaacaaatccatcaagacatttttaagtaaaacatgACTCCTGGTttgacattaaaacattttaattatggatttgtttcagcttttgaTTTCTCAAGACATTAAGTGCCGGACTGAAGTTGTGACGATTATTGTGAGGTAttgtgactctcattctgacggcacccattcacttcagagcatccgttgatgagacactgacGCAATGCtccatttctccaaacctgatgaagaaacaaactcctcctaatctttgatggcctgaggatgagctGATTTTCAATTATGGATGAactgttctttttttatgataTAATGCAGATGCACAAACATTAACTTCACTGCTTTCGTGCTGGTTTGACTCAGTTCTGTTGTGTTTTCTGTCAGTATTTCTGTCAGCTGTGTTCATGGTTCACCTGGTTTTGCTGCAGCCGGACTCTGACCAACACAATGGAAACGGTTCTGACCACCCTGGCACTTTGCTTTTACCCTTTACCCGGCTCCAAAACACACAACAGGTCGTTCATTCCGTGTTAACTCAAATATTACTTTCTCTGAAGAAAGATAAACATGTATAGTTATGAAAGCCAGAATGTTAAATGTCTTGTAATGCATGTTTTTGTGGAGAAGGGTCAAAAGGGCAATTTCCACCTGAGATTCAGAGCCAGATTACAAAGGGTTAAAAATGACTTTAGAAACATGCCAGCATCATAAAGTTATTTTTCCACAGAGATTGGTAGGTCTGTTAGTAAAAACTGTCCACTCTAGTAAAATTTGTTGAATTATGTGCTAAAGGTGACCAATTGAAAATGGGGGAAACGGCACTTTTAATGCGTTTTCTCTAAAGTTTGCATGCCTGTAACTCAAGAAGCATTAAAGATATCTTAATGCCCCTTCAGATACTGGTTCTTAACAAACTTTTCTTttgccatctttatttttaaagccCTCTTTGGTTCGGTTCCAGAGATATAGGAATTTTAATATGGCTCCGGGAGTAAATTGTTAAGATGTACATTTATTTAGAGTCCTAACTAGACACTAGTGAGTGCACAGATCTGTTACAGACTCTTTTTTTCTGCCCTCTCTTCAGCTGGAAGTATTTGTCTCTGGTGTCGCTGGCCGTCGTTGTCCGTCCCACAGCTCTGATCGTCTGGCTTCCTCTGCTCTTCTATCATTTCTGTGTGGAACAAAACAAGCTGAAGCTCATCACACAGCGATGCTTTCCCATTGcgtaaatattgcatttatttcacTTGAGGTTTACAGCTTGGATATCGGTGATAATCTCTGTTAATCTCTGTATGTTCACGAATCATTCACGCAGGGCTCTGGCTTTGGCCGTCTCGACACTGATAGACTCTGTCTTCTATGGAAaggtagttttaattttattcacaAACTTTGGGATTacagaaatacaaatataaatgttgaTTGCTCTGAGCAAAATGCCCAAAGCAAcaaattaattgatttttatgAGTGAAATAGTGTTGTCAAGATCGTGCTCTTGTCATATTTCAaccaatatttcaagttattttagttttatatacaatttgtattcattataaatatatatatatatatatatatatatatatatatatatatatatatatatatatatgtatatatatatatatatatatatatatatatatatatatatatatatttataatgaatacaAATTTTCTTAtgcacttttgtcatttttattattattattttttattattaaattaaaatgtagattaaaatattaaattaaaataatatttctttttttaattaaaattctaattaaaatgtatcttattttatttgatttaatatgaGCACTTCAACTAAAATGCATCCTAAtctattttttaaaatctaaaatttatatatatttttttattttggcttcACTTTTAATATggtaatatataatacaaaatatataatatatgtatatgtgtacacacacacacatatataaatatacatatacatacacacacacacacacacacacatataaatatacacatacacacacacatataaatatacatatacatacacacacacacaaaaacaaacacacatatatatgtatatatatatatatatatatatatatatatatatatatatatatatataaactgtacaaGTGTGTTTCTTGcactgaaattaatgtttttaattttaagaagCAGTAATGAGTATGTAATATGATTCACTTTGAGAATAATGAGAATATCAAAGTTAAACATCTGAATgcattatgatataaaaaaaactaatagggAGGAGAATTTACTTAATTGTcattatgcaaaataataattggtTGATTATGAGGTGAAGTATGACCCGAGTCCTGTTCTTGACAGTCTTCATGTCATGCTTTTAGAAGCTTTCAGGCTTAGACTGAATGTGAAGCTGATGTCTCTTCATCTGTGTTTCTGAAGTGGATCCTGGTCCAGTGGAACTTCCTGAAGTTTAACGTGCTTCACAATGTGGCCGAGTTTTATGGATCTCATCCGTGGCACTGGTACTTCACTCAGGGTCTGCTGGTCGTGATCGGCCCACACCTTCCTCTCTTCCTGCACGGATGCTCACTGGCCACCAAGAAGCACAGAATCCTGCTGTTAACCATCTTCTGGACTACAGCTGTTTACAGGTGCacatctgcatttaacacaccACATACAGACAGAGCGTTATGTTAGAAACTTTTGCATAGATGGACATGTAAGTATCAGCATCTGCACTACATTGCATCTATTTTTGCTAAGTTTAGGCCTGATCTGTTTTTTTCATACATATTTATAatgatttgtgaccctggagcacaaaagcagttttaagtctctggggtatatttgtagcaataaacaacaatacattgcatggttcaaaatgatcaatttttcttttatgccaagaatcattaggatattaagtaaagatcatgttccgtgaagatatttagtaaatttcccactataaatatatgaaaacttaatttttgattagtaatatgcattgctaaaaactgcatttgaacaactttaaagatgattttttcagtatttagatttttttttttatgtttttgctccctcagattccagattttcaaatagttgtatctcggccaaatattgtcagatcataacaaatcatacatcaatagaaaaattatttattaatgtataaatTTCACATAATTGACTGTCATGACTGgttctgtggtccagggtcacattttataatatacaagCCATAAAACCTGATagatcaaatatgatactcaccaaaaaaaaaaaaaaaacgtg is a genomic window containing:
- the pigb gene encoding GPI mannosyltransferase 3 isoform X1; translated protein: MEKIRERFKQNKASCESVRLRKRSSILYSTDIKTPQTLKIFGISIAVFSVVFRLLNCVLIQTSFVPDEYWQSLEIPHRMVFSYGYETWEWKEGIRGYSYPLLFALMYKLLHLMNYDTVYLLVFVPRVFQALLAAYADVKLYNLVLQWETPDVAKWTYFCQLCSWFTWFCCSRTLTNTMETVLTTLALCFYPLPGSKTHNSWKYLSLVSLAVVVRPTALIVWLPLLFYHFCVEQNKLKLITQRCFPIAALALAVSTLIDSVFYGKWILVQWNFLKFNVLHNVAEFYGSHPWHWYFTQGLLVVIGPHLPLFLHGCSLATKKHRILLLTIFWTTAVYSLLPHKEFRFVYPVLPFCMIFSGMSLAKLQAWRKPVATSLLLLNLIPALYTGLIHQRGSLDVMHGLQHLCDPSGSQSSPELLFLMPCHSTPLYSHLHCPLKLRFLECPPDLTGNKEYVDEADVFFRNPLHWLQTSFPSQSTLPSHIVLFDCLEKEISSFLEENRFAKQAEIFHTHFPEGRVGGNILIYTRGSALKTNSSLFLDFNRT
- the pigb gene encoding GPI mannosyltransferase 3 isoform X2, producing the protein MLGYQKKIFGISIAVFSVVFRLLNCVLIQTSFVPDEYWQSLEIPHRMVFSYGYETWEWKEGIRGYSYPLLFALMYKLLHLMNYDTVYLLVFVPRVFQALLAAYADVKLYNLVLQWETPDVAKWTYFCQLCSWFTWFCCSRTLTNTMETVLTTLALCFYPLPGSKTHNSWKYLSLVSLAVVVRPTALIVWLPLLFYHFCVEQNKLKLITQRCFPIAALALAVSTLIDSVFYGKWILVQWNFLKFNVLHNVAEFYGSHPWHWYFTQGLLVVIGPHLPLFLHGCSLATKKHRILLLTIFWTTAVYSLLPHKEFRFVYPVLPFCMIFSGMSLAKLQAWRKPVATSLLLLNLIPALYTGLIHQRGSLDVMHGLQHLCDPSGSQSSPELLFLMPCHSTPLYSHLHCPLKLRFLECPPDLTGNKEYVDEADVFFRNPLHWLQTSFPSQSTLPSHIVLFDCLEKEISSFLEENRFAKQAEIFHTHFPEGRVGGNILIYTRGSALKTNSSLFLDFNRT